One genomic segment of Oncorhynchus kisutch isolate 150728-3 linkage group LG15, Okis_V2, whole genome shotgun sequence includes these proteins:
- the lipt2 gene encoding octanoyl-[acyl-carrier-protein]:protein N-octanoyltransferase LIPT2, mitochondrial, which produces MYPSKAAVEVIQLGRISYGRALQVQQLYVRRHLDSKDKLHNALLLCEHPPVYTIGIRQALYPFEEEQRLKLLGAEFFRSNRGGLITFHGPGQLVCYPILNLGCFKKSVRWYVCELEGTVINLCRKYGIKASTSPNTGVWVGSNKICAIGIHCGRYITSHGLALNCNTDMGWFENIVPCGIVGKGVTSLSQELGRDVSIEESIPLLLETFSDQFECTLHNGEYSNNE; this is translated from the exons ATGTACCCTTCAAAAGCAGCAGTTGAAGTGATCCAGTTGGGTCGTATTTCCTATGGGCGTGCATTACAGGTACAGCAACTCTATGTTAGGAGACATCTGGATTCTAAAGACAAATTGCACAATGCTCTGCTACTATGTGAACACCCGCCAGTCTACACCATAGGAATCAGACAGGCACTATACCCATTCGAAGAGGAGCAAAGACTCAAACTCCTTGGTGCTGAATTCTTTCGTAGCAACCGTGGCGGACTCATAACTTTCCATGGTCCAGGGCAGTTGGTGTGCTACCCAATACTCAACTTGGGCTGCTTCAAGAAAAGCGTGCGATGGTACGTGTGTGAGCTGGAGGGGACTGTCATCAACCTTTGCAGAAAGTATGGGATAAAAGCATCCACCTCCCCAAACACTGGGGTCTGGGTTGGATCCAACAAGATATGTGCCATAG GAATCCATTGTGGGAGATACATAACATCTCATGGCTTGGCACTGAACTGCAACACAGATATGGGCTGGTTTGAAAACATTGTGCCTTGTGGGATTGTAGGGAAAGGTGTCACATCCCTTAGTCAAGAACTGGGAAGAGATGTCTCTATTGAAGAATCCATCCCACTACTGCTGGAAACTTTCAGTGATCAGTTTGAATGCACACTGCATAATGGAGAATATTCTAATAATGAATAA